ATGTAATACTGTTCGGTGGAAAGAATGGTTCAGGCAAGACAACTATTCTGGAGTCATTGAGAATTGCTTTATTTGGATCATTTGCCTATGGACTGAGAACTGATTCATCGGTATATTTAGAGATTATCGAATCGAAACTAAACACAAGAGCCAAAAAAGAGTACCAGGGACTATTTCAAATCATTCTTGATTTGGAGTTGGTTGAAAATTTAAAGAGAAATAAGTATACGTTGAATAGAGGTTGGACAAAGCATAAGAGTACTTTGAAGGAAACACTATCAGTTTTTAAGAATGGACATCCTCTGTCTGATAAGGATCTTGAATTGTTTCAAACTAAATTGCGAGATGAAACTCCTCCACAATTACATGAATTTTGCTTGTTTGATGGTGAAAGGGTGTCACAAGTTGTCTCTAAAGAAACACTTTCTATCTATTTAAGTCAATCAGCAAGAGTAATGTTTAATTTGGACTTATTTGAAAGCCTCGAGGCAGATCTAGAAACGTATCTAAAACAAGAGAAAATATATTCCAGTTTATCACAAGAAGAACAAAAACTGTTCGAGGTCGAACAAGAGAAAATTAGACTTATTGATAAAAAACAGGAGACTGTTAAGGAGCTAGAATTATTAGAAGGACTATTGGACGAAAAAAAAGCTATTTACAGTGAGTTAACAAGACAATTCCATGTTAATGGCGGTCTGGAAAAAAAAGAAAGAGACTCTCTTGTTAAAACAATTAGTGACATTGAAAACCAACGCTTGAATATGGTTGAGAAGACTAGAGAATATCTATCCTCTTTGTTCCCCTTTGTTTTAGCAAGGGATTTAATTAATGCCGCGGCAGAACAGATGGAAAAAGAGGCGAAAGCAGACCTTAGAAATGAATTTACTAATATTATTACGCTAGATATGTTTAGACAAATTGTTGCTCCAACTTCTAATCGTGTGGAAGAGATGTATAACTCGCTTAACGATATGTTGTTTAATGAAGATATTGAACAAATCCATAAAGCATCAGCGCTTCAAAGGTCTGAAGTACGAGCATTCTATAAGCTGCTTGCTGAGTTTGACCCAAAAAGCATTCTGGATCATTTTAGGAAGAATACAGATTTAATTAAGCAGGTGCAAACACTAAGAAAACAACTAGATGTAAATGATGCCTCTAGTGATTTGAAGAACCTACTCACTCAAATGCATGCTATCCAAAATGAGATTTCGACAACAAATTT
Above is a genomic segment from Paenibacillus sp. YYML68 containing:
- the dndD gene encoding DNA sulfur modification protein DndD, translated to MKFNRLVLKNIGAFYGNNEFILSTEDRKRNVILFGGKNGSGKTTILESLRIALFGSFAYGLRTDSSVYLEIIESKLNTRAKKEYQGLFQIILDLELVENLKRNKYTLNRGWTKHKSTLKETLSVFKNGHPLSDKDLELFQTKLRDETPPQLHEFCLFDGERVSQVVSKETLSIYLSQSARVMFNLDLFESLEADLETYLKQEKIYSSLSQEEQKLFEVEQEKIRLIDKKQETVKELELLEGLLDEKKAIYSELTRQFHVNGGLEKKERDSLVKTISDIENQRLNMVEKTREYLSSLFPFVLARDLINAAAEQMEKEAKADLRNEFTNIITLDMFRQIVAPTSNRVEEMYNSLNDMLFNEDIEQIHKASALQRSEVRAFYKLLAEFDPKSILDHFRKNTDLIKQVQTLRKQLDVNDASSDLKNLLTQMHAIQNEISTTNFMKEQLLVLLNELSEHIDQKEQQYQTLKFKVVSSKKSGHIFEIANKISEVSKQFRSLQLKKKLQQVEIEAARMLQILYRKELFITRLKINPDNFQLSVFDANQEEVNVDTLSAGEKQILLLSTVWAMAMCSKRRLPFVFDTLLGRLDQTHKKALLEQFIPRCGEQVIILSTDSEISKEQFADIKQNVAHAYTIDFDTENERINKSTNFFGMENKYELSS